Proteins from a genomic interval of Streptomyces sp. NBC_01445:
- a CDS encoding ATP/GTP-binding protein: MSPRRNQSSPRRGGRPSSQAPDEEQGSRYGGFERTESWQGEEWSVRQVAGASAAGKTYRCPGCDQEIPSGVAHVVAWPAYSGVDERRHWHKACWNAKDRRTTRVQRSRNAPRY; encoded by the coding sequence GTGTCCCCGCGCCGAAACCAGTCGTCGCCCCGTCGCGGCGGCCGACCGTCCAGCCAGGCACCGGACGAGGAGCAGGGCAGCCGCTACGGCGGATTCGAGCGTACGGAGAGCTGGCAGGGCGAGGAGTGGAGCGTACGCCAGGTCGCGGGCGCGAGCGCCGCAGGCAAGACGTACCGGTGCCCCGGCTGCGACCAGGAGATCCCCTCCGGGGTCGCGCACGTGGTGGCCTGGCCCGCGTACTCGGGCGTGGACGAGCGCCGGCACTGGCACAAGGCCTGCTGGAACGCGAAGGACCGCCGCACCACACGGGTGCAGCGGTCCAGGAACGCGCCTCGTTACTAG
- a CDS encoding ABC transporter permease, whose amino-acid sequence MTTPPPQPAPQAYAQQSTPNWQGAPGTSYTSPIPVTRTHLGHALASEWTKIKSVRSTIWTLGIFLFLVLGGGLFVSAQTEDLNYQDLPFTFPAFIGLLLGQICLITLGVLVTSSEYGTGMIRTTFTASPQRYRVFAAKILVFFAVSFVVSAGSILLVGLLTSSMHSGPEAGDLSWGGTVLKGGLYVSLLGVLGLAVGSMLRHSAGAITAMLGIVLLPSILPVFLMISRSTRTLGEKMQEYNAINALAKIFGADGGSTGGSQVWLLVGVTAAAVVGAFVLLERRDV is encoded by the coding sequence ATGACGACGCCGCCCCCGCAGCCGGCTCCGCAGGCCTACGCCCAGCAGAGCACGCCCAACTGGCAGGGCGCGCCCGGCACTTCGTACACCTCGCCCATCCCGGTCACCCGCACGCACCTGGGGCACGCGCTCGCCTCGGAGTGGACGAAGATCAAGTCCGTGCGCTCCACGATCTGGACGCTCGGCATCTTCCTGTTCCTGGTCCTCGGCGGCGGCCTGTTCGTCTCCGCGCAGACCGAGGACCTCAACTACCAGGACCTGCCGTTCACGTTCCCGGCCTTCATCGGGCTGCTGCTCGGCCAGATCTGCCTGATCACGCTGGGCGTTCTCGTGACCTCGTCGGAGTACGGCACCGGCATGATCCGCACGACGTTCACCGCGTCGCCGCAGCGCTACCGCGTCTTCGCCGCCAAGATCCTGGTGTTCTTCGCGGTCTCGTTCGTGGTCTCCGCGGGCTCCATCCTCCTGGTGGGCCTGCTCACGTCGTCGATGCACAGCGGCCCCGAGGCGGGCGACCTGAGCTGGGGCGGCACGGTCCTCAAGGGCGGGCTCTACGTGTCCCTGCTCGGGGTCCTCGGCCTCGCCGTCGGCTCCATGCTGCGGCACTCGGCGGGCGCGATCACCGCGATGCTCGGCATCGTGCTGCTGCCGTCGATCCTGCCGGTCTTCCTGATGATCTCGCGCAGCACGCGGACGCTCGGCGAGAAGATGCAGGAGTACAACGCCATCAACGCCCTCGCCAAGATCTTCGGTGCGGACGGCGGGAGCACGGGCGGGTCCCAGGTGTGGCTGCTCGTCGGCGTCACGGCCGCGGCCGTGGTCGGCGCGTTCGTACTGCTGGAGCGGCGCGACGTGTAG
- a CDS encoding LLM class flavin-dependent oxidoreductase, producing the protein MRVGTFVLAAQFPGQGQGEALHRAVRSAETAEEAGLDSVWLAEHHFVPYGTCPSAVTLAALLLGRTRRIRVGTAVSVLPTAHPVALGEQAALLHLTSGGRFSLGVGRGGPWVDLEVFGSGIEAYEEGFPESLDLLLRWLREPRVEAQGERFAFREVAVVPRPDEALDSPDGPEVVVACTSPNSVRLAAERGLPMLLGMHSGDEEKAEMVSLWRSHARAFGRSPEEIHAAAHVSAGVAQIGDRTAQARETLLKAMPGWLKQGLDAHVTVDGRTRSMRDPAAYTELLCGLHPVGTPGQCADRLAATSERTGITRFALLVEGSGDLAATEENVRRLGAEVLPRLR; encoded by the coding sequence ATGCGCGTAGGAACTTTTGTACTGGCGGCCCAGTTCCCCGGCCAGGGGCAGGGGGAGGCGCTGCACCGGGCGGTGCGGTCCGCCGAGACGGCCGAGGAGGCCGGGCTCGACTCGGTCTGGCTGGCGGAGCACCACTTCGTGCCGTACGGCACCTGTCCGTCCGCGGTGACGCTCGCGGCGTTACTGCTCGGCCGCACCCGGCGCATCCGCGTCGGCACTGCGGTCAGCGTGCTGCCGACCGCCCACCCGGTCGCCCTCGGAGAGCAGGCGGCCCTGCTGCACCTGACGTCCGGCGGCCGCTTCTCGCTCGGCGTCGGCCGCGGCGGCCCCTGGGTGGACCTGGAGGTCTTCGGCTCGGGCATCGAGGCGTACGAGGAAGGGTTCCCGGAGTCCCTGGACCTGCTGCTGCGCTGGCTGCGCGAGCCCCGCGTCGAGGCCCAGGGGGAACGGTTCGCCTTCCGCGAGGTCGCCGTGGTCCCGCGCCCCGACGAGGCGCTCGACTCCCCCGACGGCCCCGAGGTGGTGGTCGCCTGCACCTCGCCGAACAGCGTGCGGCTCGCGGCCGAGCGCGGCCTTCCGATGCTGCTCGGCATGCACTCCGGGGACGAGGAGAAGGCCGAGATGGTCTCCCTGTGGCGCTCGCACGCGCGGGCCTTCGGCCGCAGCCCGGAGGAGATCCACGCCGCGGCGCACGTCTCGGCCGGAGTGGCCCAGATCGGCGACCGGACGGCGCAGGCTCGGGAGACGCTCCTCAAGGCGATGCCCGGCTGGCTGAAGCAGGGGCTCGACGCCCATGTGACGGTGGACGGCCGCACGCGGTCCATGCGGGACCCGGCCGCGTACACGGAACTGCTGTGCGGGCTGCACCCGGTGGGGACTCCCGGGCAGTGCGCCGACCGGCTCGCGGCGACCTCGGAGCGCACGGGCATCACGCGCTTCGCGCTGCTCGTCGAGGGCTCCGGAGATCTCGCGGCCACCGAGGAGAACGTGCGCAGGCTGGGCGCCGAGGTACTCCCCCGGCTCCGCTGA
- a CDS encoding cellulose-binding protein, producing the protein MSDTSPYGFELVRRGYDRAQVDERISKLVSDRDSALARITALEKRIEELHLETQNAQAQVNDAEPSYAGLGARVEKILRLAEEEAKDLREEARRAAEQHRELAESAAQQVRNDAESFAAERKSKAEDEGVRIVEKAKSEAGTLRAEAQKDAQSKREEADALFEETRAKAAQAAADFETNLAKRREQSERDLASRQAKAEKRLAEIEHRAEQLRLEAEKLRTDAERRARQTVETAQRQAEDIVADANAKADRIRSESERELAALTNRRDSINAQLTNVREMLATLTGAAVAAAGAPAEDEPISRGVPAQQTR; encoded by the coding sequence ATGAGCGACACTTCCCCCTACGGCTTCGAGCTTGTGCGGCGTGGGTACGACCGCGCTCAGGTGGACGAACGCATTTCCAAGCTCGTCTCCGACCGTGACAGCGCTCTCGCTCGTATCACTGCTCTGGAAAAGCGCATCGAGGAGCTCCACCTCGAGACGCAGAACGCCCAGGCGCAGGTGAACGACGCCGAGCCGTCGTACGCCGGCCTCGGCGCGCGCGTCGAGAAGATCCTCCGCCTCGCCGAGGAGGAGGCGAAGGACCTGCGCGAGGAGGCCCGGCGCGCCGCCGAGCAGCACCGCGAGCTCGCCGAGTCGGCGGCCCAGCAGGTGCGCAACGACGCAGAATCGTTCGCTGCGGAGCGCAAGTCCAAGGCCGAGGACGAAGGCGTCCGGATTGTCGAGAAGGCCAAGAGCGAAGCGGGCACGCTGCGCGCCGAGGCCCAGAAGGACGCTCAGTCGAAGCGTGAGGAGGCGGACGCCCTCTTCGAGGAGACCCGCGCCAAGGCCGCCCAGGCCGCCGCGGACTTCGAGACGAACCTGGCGAAGCGCCGCGAGCAGTCCGAGCGCGACCTGGCCTCGCGTCAGGCGAAGGCCGAGAAGCGTCTCGCGGAGATCGAGCACCGCGCGGAGCAGCTCCGCCTGGAGGCCGAGAAGCTGCGCACCGACGCCGAGCGCCGCGCCCGCCAGACGGTGGAGACCGCGCAGCGCCAGGCCGAGGACATCGTGGCCGACGCCAACGCCAAGGCCGACCGGATCCGCTCGGAATCGGAGCGCGAGCTCGCCGCGCTGACGAACCGCCGCGACTCCATCAACGCGCAGCTCACCAACGTGCGCGAGATGCTGGCGACGCTCACCGGTGCGGCCGTCGCCGCCGCGGGCGCGCCCGCGGAGGACGAGCCGATCTCGCGTGGGGTTCCCGCCCAGCAGACCCGCTGA
- a CDS encoding ABC transporter ATP-binding protein, with protein MIELEGLTKHYGEKLAVNNLTFTVRPGIVTGFLGPNGAGKSTTMRMMLGLDNPSAGDVRIDGKHYAQLKDPLRYIGALLDAKAMHGGRSAYNHLLCLAQSNGIPRTRVVEVLDTVGLTPVARKKAKGFSLGMGQRLGIAGALLGDPRILMFDEPVNGLDPEGIHWIRNLMKSLAGQGRTVFVSSHLMSEMALTADHLVVIGQGHLLADTSMSDFIQQNSRSYVRLRSPQQERLLDVLHEAGITVVEAGNGTLEVDGVSPEQLGDLAAAHHLALHELSPQQASLEEAFMQLTAESVEYHAHTDELGVPPPAQLPPPTQQQGWGEGWDRTKNKGA; from the coding sequence ATGATCGAGCTCGAGGGGCTGACCAAGCATTACGGCGAGAAGCTGGCCGTCAACAACCTCACGTTCACCGTCAGACCGGGCATCGTCACGGGCTTCCTCGGCCCCAACGGTGCCGGCAAGTCCACGACGATGCGGATGATGCTCGGTCTCGACAACCCCTCAGCAGGCGACGTACGCATCGACGGGAAGCACTACGCGCAGTTGAAGGACCCGCTGCGGTACATCGGCGCGCTCCTCGACGCCAAGGCCATGCACGGCGGCCGCAGCGCCTACAACCACCTGCTGTGCCTGGCGCAGAGCAACGGCATCCCGCGCACCCGTGTCGTCGAGGTCCTCGACACGGTGGGTCTGACGCCCGTCGCCAGGAAGAAGGCGAAGGGCTTCTCGCTGGGTATGGGCCAGCGCCTCGGCATCGCGGGCGCGCTCCTCGGCGACCCGCGGATCCTGATGTTCGACGAGCCCGTCAACGGGCTCGACCCCGAGGGCATCCACTGGATCCGCAATCTGATGAAGTCGCTCGCCGGCCAGGGCCGTACGGTCTTCGTCTCCTCGCACCTGATGAGCGAGATGGCGCTGACCGCGGATCACCTCGTCGTCATCGGCCAGGGCCACCTCCTCGCCGACACCTCGATGTCCGACTTCATCCAGCAGAACTCCCGCTCGTACGTGCGGCTGCGCTCGCCGCAGCAGGAGCGGCTCCTCGATGTGCTGCACGAGGCAGGGATCACCGTCGTGGAGGCAGGCAACGGCACGCTCGAGGTGGACGGCGTCAGCCCCGAGCAGCTGGGCGACCTCGCGGCCGCCCACCATCTCGCCCTGCATGAGCTGAGCCCTCAGCAGGCCTCGCTCGAGGAGGCGTTCATGCAGCTCACCGCGGAGTCGGTGGAGTACCACGCGCACACGGACGAGCTCGGGGTGCCGCCGCCCGCCCAGCTGCCACCGCCGACACAGCAGCAGGGCTGGGGCGAGGGCTGGGACCGTACGAAGAACAAGGGAGCCTGA
- a CDS encoding ABC transporter ATP-binding protein, with protein MIEAVGLTKRYGAKTAVYNLSFQVRPGTVTGFLGPNGSGKSTTMRMILGLDQPTTGQVTIGGYPYRKLPNAPRQVGALLDAKAVHGGRHARNHLLCLAQLSGIPARRVDEVLGVVGLQDVAKKRSKGFSLGMGQRLGIAAALLGDPQVLLFDEPVNGLDPEGILWVRNLMKSLAAEGRTVFVSSHLMSEMALTAEHLIVIGRGQLLADMSVRDFISHNSADFARVRTPETEPQQREKLTAALTEAGGQVLPEQDGALRVMGLPLPRISDLAHGADVRLWELSPHQASLEEAYMRMTQGAVDYRSTVDQRAGLQQQLPPGAMPQQQFPAPGQGQPDWYAPPPPQQGGQPFAPPQAAPGGPNPYAAPPQQPPAAPAAPAPAAPVPADLNKPEDPR; from the coding sequence ATGATCGAGGCAGTCGGCCTGACGAAGCGCTACGGCGCCAAGACAGCCGTGTACAACCTTTCCTTCCAGGTCCGGCCGGGCACCGTGACCGGCTTCCTGGGTCCGAACGGGTCCGGCAAGTCGACGACCATGCGCATGATCCTGGGTCTCGACCAGCCGACGACGGGCCAGGTGACGATCGGCGGCTACCCGTACCGCAAGCTCCCCAACGCCCCGCGCCAGGTCGGCGCACTGCTCGACGCCAAGGCGGTGCACGGCGGCCGGCACGCCCGTAATCACCTGCTCTGCCTCGCGCAGCTGTCCGGCATCCCGGCCCGCCGCGTGGACGAGGTGCTCGGCGTCGTCGGCCTCCAGGACGTGGCGAAGAAGCGCTCCAAGGGCTTCTCGCTCGGCATGGGCCAGCGCCTCGGCATCGCGGCCGCGCTGCTCGGCGACCCGCAGGTGCTCCTCTTCGACGAGCCGGTCAACGGCCTCGACCCGGAGGGCATCCTCTGGGTCAGGAACCTGATGAAGTCGCTCGCCGCCGAGGGCCGTACGGTCTTCGTCTCCTCGCACCTGATGAGCGAGATGGCACTGACCGCCGAGCACCTGATCGTCATCGGCCGCGGCCAGCTCCTCGCCGACATGAGCGTGCGGGACTTCATCTCGCACAACTCGGCCGACTTCGCGCGGGTGCGCACGCCCGAGACGGAGCCGCAGCAGCGCGAGAAGCTGACGGCGGCGCTGACCGAGGCCGGCGGCCAGGTGCTGCCCGAGCAGGACGGCGCGCTGCGCGTCATGGGCCTGCCGCTTCCCCGCATCAGCGACCTGGCGCACGGCGCCGACGTACGCCTGTGGGAGCTCTCGCCGCACCAGGCCTCGCTGGAGGAGGCGTACATGCGGATGACGCAGGGCGCCGTCGACTACCGCTCGACCGTCGACCAGCGTGCCGGTCTTCAGCAGCAGCTCCCGCCGGGCGCGATGCCGCAGCAGCAGTTCCCCGCGCCCGGCCAGGGCCAGCCGGACTGGTACGCGCCGCCGCCGCCCCAGCAGGGCGGTCAGCCGTTCGCCCCGCCGCAGGCCGCGCCCGGCGGGCCGAACCCGTACGCCGCGCCGCCGCAGCAGCCGCCTGCCGCGCCCGCGGCCCCGGCCCCCGCAGCCCCTGTCCCCGCCGACCTGAACAAGCCCGAGGACCCCCGATGA
- a CDS encoding ABC transporter permease subunit, whose translation MATTQVLRSEWTKIRSVASTVWTLGLAAVLTIALGVLISILSRNEFKNMGLKERLSFDPTFISFAGMSLGQLAMIVFGVLVVSNEYSTGMIRTSLAAVPQRGTFLFSKVAVATVLAFVVGLATSFIAFFLGQAVLGEYRAQIGDPGVLRAVIGGGLYMTLIAMFSMGVASMLRSPMLSLGILMPFFFLISNILGNVSATKKIGRYLPDQAGSKIMQVVTPIDDDTPYGPWGGLGIMVIWVVLALIFGYVLLKKRDA comes from the coding sequence ATGGCCACGACTCAGGTTCTCCGGTCCGAGTGGACCAAGATCAGGTCCGTCGCTTCGACGGTGTGGACGCTCGGCCTCGCGGCCGTCCTGACGATCGCGCTCGGCGTGCTGATCTCGATCCTGTCGAGGAACGAGTTCAAGAACATGGGCCTGAAGGAGCGGCTGTCCTTCGACCCCACGTTCATCAGCTTCGCCGGGATGAGTCTCGGACAGCTCGCGATGATCGTCTTCGGCGTCCTCGTCGTCTCGAACGAGTACAGCACCGGGATGATCCGCACCTCGCTCGCCGCGGTCCCCCAGCGCGGCACGTTCCTGTTCAGCAAGGTCGCCGTGGCCACCGTCCTGGCGTTCGTCGTGGGCCTCGCCACGAGCTTCATCGCGTTCTTCCTCGGGCAGGCCGTCCTCGGCGAGTACCGGGCGCAGATCGGCGACCCGGGCGTCCTGCGCGCGGTCATCGGCGGCGGCCTCTACATGACCCTCATCGCCATGTTCTCGATGGGTGTCGCGTCGATGCTGCGCAGCCCGATGCTGTCGCTCGGCATCCTGATGCCGTTCTTCTTCCTGATCTCCAACATCCTGGGCAACGTCTCGGCGACGAAGAAGATCGGCCGGTACCTGCCCGACCAGGCCGGCAGCAAGATCATGCAGGTGGTGACGCCGATCGACGACGACACCCCGTACGGGCCGTGGGGCGGCCTCGGCATCATGGTGATCTGGGTGGTCCTGGCCCTGATCTTCGGATATGTGCTCCTCAAGAAGCGGGACGCGTAG
- a CDS encoding SCO5389 family protein produces the protein MSLDVSPALLEQAERGEVDEADFVDCVRTSLPYAWEMISSLVAQLKVDGGDFADNQTPPPDEQARGQLLRALASDAIRGALQRHFGVRLAFQNCHRVAVFPQDPSVDGTLARFTSARNQLLNQSPEFRDC, from the coding sequence ATGTCGCTCGACGTCTCACCGGCACTGTTGGAACAGGCCGAGCGAGGCGAGGTCGACGAAGCTGACTTCGTCGACTGCGTCCGGACCTCCCTGCCTTACGCATGGGAGATGATCAGCTCCCTGGTGGCCCAGCTGAAGGTCGACGGCGGAGATTTCGCCGACAACCAGACGCCTCCGCCGGACGAGCAGGCACGTGGGCAGCTGCTGCGTGCGCTCGCGAGTGACGCGATTCGTGGCGCGCTGCAGCGGCACTTCGGTGTACGGCTGGCCTTCCAGAACTGTCACCGCGTGGCGGTGTTCCCACAGGACCCGTCGGTGGACGGCACGCTGGCCCGCTTCACCTCGGCCCGCAACCAGCTGTTGAACCAGTCCCCGGAATTCAGGGACTGCTGA